CATGACAACCCTCCATCAACTTCAGGGAGACTCTGACTCCCACTAAGGCATCCTCCTGCATCGGAGTCAGAGGAGGTGCAAGAGGCTTCAGTCATGTcgctgctgcagctgttctCCTCCACTACCAACCGCTCTgggatgaaatgaaaggaaggagTGGTGGGCATGGTGAGAGAAAGACCGTCTTCCTCCATAGTGAACCCGAAGGGGCAGCTTTTGTCCTGTGCACTCTGCACCATGTGGGCATCATCCTGGTCCTCATACTCTTGAAGGTCCTCTGGAAGTTCTGTCTGGTCCTCTTGGCTCAGTGTTTCATTCTGCATTCGCCTTTCCAGTTCCAGTCTCATGGTGGTGTGGATGTAATGAGTCTGTACACGTCTAGCATTGAACTCAATGCGCCCCTGAGTGTTTCCACAGCCATCCTTAGTGCAACCACATGGGAAGTTGAAGCGATCCACCTGCGtgtaaaagagaggaaaaagagaaaactcaGTGGGAACTCAAATACAATGTAGTCACTGAGAAACAAGTGAAGGTAAGTAAAGTGTCTTTGGCTGATAAATCGAAAAGTTATCTGCAAAATACTACTTATTACAGTATTCCCAAGAAAAATTAGGGGAAAAAACACCCACTGGGATGGGTGATATGGATAAAATCATCAATTACAGTACAACTATGTAATTGTATACATAAAATATTATCTTATAACAAATTTTCTGAAAATCCATTGAGAAATACaattttcaaatatatataaaattaatGGATGCCGCACACTGCTCAAATCAAGTTTATAATCAGCCCTCACGCTGTAGTGTTGTACCTGACACTTGATTCCTGCCAGACTGCATGCGCAAGTCTCTGGCTCACAAAAGCCTCGGCAGTCACACCCACAGGCCTTCCTGGAGAGACGCAGGGCATGAAgctgcttcttctcctccctgtcTATGCGCTTCACTCCTGCTGCTTGGAAGAGAGCCTGCCGCTGTCTGGAGGAGTATGGCTGAAGGAAAACTCCTTCTTCAAGGTCAGCATCGCTGATGTGGACCTCAGCGTCATCATCTGGGATTTGATCCCCCGTAAGcctgtctgcttctctctggTCAATGGCCTCACTGGCGATCAGCTGCAGTCAACACAGTAGATAAAGTAAGAAGAACTGTTGTGTAGAAAAGCAATGCGAAGTTATATAGAATTGAAGTATACTCACTTTGTGCCTCAATGCCTCAAACCTCTCttctctcagcctctctctgaGTCTGTCTCGGCGTCTGTGCCGTTGTTCCAGTGTATGTTCTGCCACCGTGTATCTTTGGAGGGTGCTGTGTCTCTGTATCATGCCCAGGGTGGCACCTCCATGGCTGGGCACACTGGTGAATCCCTGGCAGCGTGGGAAACTGAACACTGTCACTTGGTCAAAGTGCACATTGCACCGTGTGCCTGCATGTTTGGGTCTCTTCAGGATGGACCGAACTGTAATAGAAAAAGAGCAGAACAGCAGGACTGTGAGGTCCAGTGCTACAGTGTGTATCTGGTACTTAGAACCACAGCAATAAATTGTCAGTGAACCGCATATCTAGACCCAGATATTATCAAGAGTCTCTGAGTTGAAAAGTAGTCCTACTTGATCAAAAATGATTGGAGGAGTGTATTTCTGCTCCTGTTTTAGAACcaagagaaaaaacatttgatCACCCGATTTAACAAAGTGTCATAACCCATCAGTAATCGCCAATAAATGACGTCCAGACAGAAGTAATCTGAAGGAAGAAAGACGATTTGGAAAGTTCAATGACAAAGAGATGatgctgtttttattaaaaCCAAATAATATTTGTAATTCTACATGTCCTTAATGACAGATGGTCACTGATGGTGGATGAGACAGGATGAGCTCAACTGATTCACAACTGGTGAAACCTAATATTAGATtccagtattttatttatttatttcaaattatgCTGGGGCTTTAATATTTGGGAGCTATTTTCATATTGTTGGGCTTTATTTCTAAAAATCTGGTCACATTACAGAAACAATTTTGACACAATAGTGACACAATAGTACAATGACATTTCAACACATACTCCAGAccacaacaacaagaaaaactgGTGGTCATCGGTGGTGACTGGTCATTTCTACCTTGCACCTCTGAATGGTGTAAAACAGCAatgtcactctctctccttACTGAGTGCAGGAAGCTTCATAAATAACCTTTGAGTCCTACTGTCAGGTAATGTGTTTTACTCCTAATTTAGCTTTGGAAATGATTTGAAGACACTTGATAAATACAGGCCCTGAAGTCTCATTACTTGTGCTTTATCTTCTGTAAGTCTCTTAGCGGCCACTAGGTGACACACTACAGGTGCTTCACTGCTGTGGCTCGGGTCAATAGTTTAACATACATGTGAACAGGAAATACCAATCACAGGGTCCATGGAAACAGTGGACATATCAAcagtacagaaagaaaagaagtaaaCCAGGGTGTAACTGCAGTTCTTTGGATGTTTGTCATAACATAGGTAGACTATTTCTGCCAGTTCAGTCTTCAGTATTCATCACGttactgttttctttaacaaaaagaCCTACCCTTCACACATAACTGGAGCTGAACTCCAGTTTGTAAAGTCAGTAAACAAGTGATACCGGTGACTAGGGTCATCTCAGCTGCTCTGTCTGCCTATGAAGCTCCACACTGGGGCACTGTTCGCACTGAGAGGCTCAGGCTCAGATAAACAGGCCTGAAACTGCTGCACATGAGGCTTTagactgtactgtacagtgtttTATCACTGCAATCCCTTCGTGCAGCTTTGTGATATCTTAATAAGGGCATTTGATATGACTTGTGCAAAGAGACCTTGCTATTCAAATTGATTCCACAACATCCTATTGCTCAGGCAAATGAGCTGCTACCCCACCACACGGACAGTCCAGAGACGGGTCATTCACTGTGCATTATCTAGAATCGCACTAAGGTTAGCGTCTTTATAccagtgctgctgcaggctgataAGAGACACTCCTATAATGATGATGGGAAAATGGTCAGATAAATAGGATGTTTGCCTTATATGAaaggaagggggtgggggtgggggtgttcaTGGGTCTGGAGACTTACTGGGTAAACTGGAGGGTGGAGATGGGCTGTGAGGTGTGAAGTCCTGGTTGTCAGAGGAGCTGCTCTCCCCATCAGACTCCCACTCTGAGgaggcaggggaggagagggaggacggaggagaggaggaggagtagcaGGGATTGTCATCTACCTCTGCAAACTTTCTCTTAAGGATGCCCCTCATTGTTTGGCTGTGGTGGTCGATATACATTCTGcatgaacacaaagaaaaacaggacacCAGTTTAAATATTCATCATGCTATGGTAATAAATGCACAGATCAATACACTACGAGGCAGAAAAGAAGAGATGCAAAGTGTGGTTTTCTCTGAACTGCAGCACTCGTTTCGGCATTCCTAACCCAAGAACATAAAAGGTTTTATGTAAATCAATGAATTAATTACAGTATAACAATTCACTAACACAGCAACAATAATGTGCAAACAGTCAAAAAGTACAGTCAAATACCACGTCTTTTGAAAATGACAGCTGGAGGAATGAGAGGCCTTTCCTGTTGtgagctgcagctctgccagTTGAGCCGGTTTCAGGGCACGAGTTTGTCTAGGCTAATCACATCTTGATAGCAGTCATCAAACAAAGTGATGTTTCATGAGTGTACAAATATGAACAGAAAtcctctgctcacacacaaCCAGCTGAGCATTtgagagagtaaaaaaaaaacacaaaaccaacagctttttcttttccctgcagAGCAATTAACATTCCAATGATTCCTCAagtttttttgtgatgaataCATGGAAACGGACCATCCAACTGCTGTGTGCTGAGGACTAGGGGGTGTAATGGTTCAAGTGGCTGTTATTTTTGGATGTGAACATGGAAAAGAAATCCAAACACGAGTAATTTCAGGGTTACAAACTTAGCAGGGCTGTTCAAAGCTACTGATTGAAAGAAAGAATCCAAACAAAATATGCTGTAAAAGACAGTAGAGTTAGtaaagaaaagcttttattaGTCTAATCCAACATAGTCTGTCATACAAGTCTGTGTGTAGAagctgttcatgttttttttagaaacaacTGAAGTCTGTGATCTCTTGGATGTCAGGTTGATTGCTATTGTTtggtttaggttttttttttattttactggtaGTAATGGGGATAATAAGCAGTCAAATCAACCTTACAAAGCCTTAAAACTGAATAGCATTCATACAACTTCTTCTTTAAGGCTTCAAACAGGCCTCTTTGACCTCAAGATCTGTCGTGGTCCAACGAGTGACAGTAATACAAGCAGCTAACCAGGATTTAGACTGATCTCTCCTCAAGTCCCACAGAGAGACGAAGGGAACGTTCAAGCCAACACGAGCCACTGACAACagtacagcatgtgtgtttccATAAAGGAGAGAGTAgtgcaggtaaaaaaaaaagaaaaaaatagtggtcagaaaaaaacaacacaaagcacttTCTGCCATTTTCTGTCCTGCATTCTGACATTGCCCCGTTCTATAGTACACTCACAGGTCCACAAAAAAGGAGGCTTCTCTGTAGTAAGCAAAGAGTTAAGTtagtgagtctgtgtgtgtgtgtgcgtgcgtgcgctCGTGCAGAGTGAGCAACTTCCGGGATCCATCAGCAAATACAAGGTGAAACAAGAGACAGCTTCTTGTGCcattacactgtttacactGTATAACCCCCTGCTGCAAAGGCAGTTAGGTCGAGCTGTAAAGGAATTCATCTCTGCTGAAAATCATCTGCATGACTGCTTAGtattccaaaaaataaaatgcaaacatatctAATTAATAGTGCATTACGGTATTATTACAGCTGCCTCTTTTCCGAGTTCTATcatatttatcacatttaacaTCTGACAAAGCGCAACGACTTCACTGTACACATGGGCATCCACTGAGAACACATCAATAATTTAACGGTTCAAAACAGCAGAAGCACGTAGTGCACGAGCGCGTCCGCGTGAAGCAGGAGGGGGAGTACACTGTACTCATGTAGTGAAGTAGATAAGAATAGTCTGCAGGGCATTTTACAGTGACACTACTGGGAGAAAAACTACCACGACGCACAATTAGTTCACAGTCATTTCAATTTGCATCCCTCCAGGAATGTTGCGCGCATGTCATAACAggttttcattgattttcagtgcaggaGTCGCTTCCTGTTTGGCAAAACAACAGTAATTAGGCAGCTGACCTCTTCACCCCTCACGGAGACACACGGCGATCATGTCAGCTACAATGACAACTCTGTGCCCCCTGTCCGTCAGCTCCCTTTACAGCGGAGACCCTGGCAGGCACAGTCCCATTTACACCAGAACAAACTTCCTCTGCTGCCTCAGAGCAGGAGAGCACACTGACAGGAGTCCGTGTCGTTTATAAGTTTATTTAAACATTACTGCTAATTTTAGCCTGTCTGGGTCTTCGTAACGCATAGTATTAGCAGTAACAATGACTGTCCGTTAATTTCCCAAATCACGCAGAACTATAGTCTACGTTATTCTCGATAAAAGCAATAAGTAatgataaacataaaatatgataaGATTACTGTATAAACCACAGTAATTACAAACAGAAATCATGTGGGAGTAAAACAGTAAATTTTCTTAAGTGACTTACCACGAAGAAAACTGCACCATAATAACAAAAGAAGGCTGAAACCGACACGAAGTTACGGTCTTGTCCGCCGTCCAGCCCACTGTGTGTCcctctgtgtttatgtaaagCTTCACAGTAGTACCAATGTGAACATGAGGACTGGTTGGGAGCTCCCAGAGAGATGACATTTAGAACCAAGATAGTGCAGCCGCCTCAGTCCTCACGCAGGCGTACGACTGTCGGGATAGCCAGCAATTCCGTACGGTTATTTAGCCAGAAAAGGTCGGGCATATGCTGTTAACTACAGTTACACGACAGTCCACCTTGTGAAACAGTAACACTATTTTTTTTAGcgatttaaaaacaacacaacacattcattAAACCTAGCTAAAGACTGTGATCACGATATTCAGTGTCCATTCAGTTGAGCGAGCCTCGTCCAGATCAAAGCAATCAAAAGTAATACCCTCCTGGTTTAAAAAATGATCGTCATGACTcagttaaaatatatttagattcataatacatatatttatctgtcatttaaatggaaaatattaaagTTCACCTGCGAACACTAGATCGTTTGCCTAACGAAACCGGAAGTCATGGGGAGCAGGAATAATCTTGGTCCAATTAAGCTCTCTGTGGTTCCCCTGACTTTTCTTGACGTAGGCTGTGACACACGCAGAGGCAGGAGGCGCTTTGAGCTGTCGCTGCTGCCCACAGATCCCCGTGTGGTGTGTTCACATTGTACTTTAACACTAGTGATGTGGtggtaaataaataacttttaaacCTCGGGCTGGCGATTATTAGAAGGCTCGCATTATAAATAAGTTGGAACACTTGTATCATTTGTACTGTAGAGAAAGGTTTGTTGGattatttcttttgttatttatattctttaaaacaaaataaaccccaaaatattttgactgtggacaaaataaagagaataCCTTACAGTAACCTACAATAGgtgaattttatatttttcagcgtttgttgacatttttgggtTGTTGATTCAGCAGGCTACTTGACATTAGCTGTACTTCTGAAAAAagatttttcctctttatatGATTGAGATCTTTTACTTTCTATCTGAATTCTTGTGattttggtttctttcttttaaattagaaaaggctatttttaaaacaagactTAAAAACAAGAAGTATTCAGTCACGGCTACATTCTACAATTAGATTCAGATCCTTACGGCCGTCTGTTGCTTCCATAGACTGTCTGGTCTGTTGAGTCTGTGTAAATTGCCTTCAGAACCCTTGTGATAATCATACCTCTGTTAAAGGTGACACTCATTGCCAGATATTCATCTCACATTACAGTAATATGACTCACTGGTGCACCTCTGTTATGGTGTTTTATGCCAAACACTCCTGAACCCCAGGAAACTCCCTGTGGTGCAGAGAAGTTGTAGATGGGCAGGATTATAGATTTGGGTGTAAAACTtctgcctggaaaaaaaaaatcttatctgTTTTCCTGTTATAGTCTGTTTCTTGTTAATACATGTTGACATTAGTTAGAAATTGAAGTGGTTTTTGGGAAAATACTGAGTGCGAAAAAGCAACTGGATTAACATTCCAGTGTCTCTGCTTTTAAAGATAATAATGGGTTACTCTGTGTCCCGGACTGGGAGGAATATAAAGCTCAGTGttcagagagacaaacagagcaaCCGCttgacagatggacagacagatgaatgGGAAGACAGACAAGTCCAAAATACTCTTGAGCTTTGACCCCATGCTGATACACATCAGTGTTGCAGCTTGAATAAAAACTGCACTAATACCTAAATACCTGTTGGTCTAAATATTCTGGCCAGAGGAAGGACTGCTCGTCCTGACCTCAGCACTCAAGTGTGTTACGAGAGAGTGACCCACTTTGGCTGGGAGCACTctagtgcatgtgtgtgtttctattcCACTGACCTATGTGGGGTGTAAACACCAGGGAGACAGTGCAGCAGCCATGGAGTGGATCACTGACAGTGAAACGACACATAAATGACCAAGAACTATCTTTCATTTCATACTCAAATTTGGATGCTCTGTGAGTAAGTGTGATGATCTTTATTGAACCAGTTTGCTGTATGGCAGAATCTGCATCTTGGAGGTCCTCCAGGTCTGTGTGTATCCTCTCTGAGATGTTGGTGAGACTTACTAATAACACATGATCAAACTGCTACATGAGGCTACGTGGCTATTTATAGTGCAATCACACTGCCAGTCCTAAAATACATTTGCGTAATACAGTTGGAGTTTCCTGTTGCTTTTGCTGGCCATTACGCTCACATTGTGACTAACTTGGTCAGAAGGTTGATCCAGATTTTCTCAGACCACCCAGAGGAAAAGATGAGTCATGgagaaaattaatatttcacTTGAGCACTGAGTATCTGATAAATATACAGTGATTCCGTCagaatttattgtatttaataGCTTTGTCCCTACAGTCATGGAAATCTATCAGAAATAGATTCCtaacctttttttaattcaccTTTCCTTTGTAGATTTAATTCCATTCAAAtgtcatgtaaataaataaatgcataacgAAGAAGAAGTGACATACTGTGCCACGGTGTAGATTCGTTATTTTTTCCTCAACATTGTCCTCCACTCATATTCTGTGTCTGACAGATGATCCGACCTCATATGAACAATGAGAGTACAACCCTTACTATGCTCTCTGAGTCCAGAGTCCACATTACATAACTTATGGTTAACCTACATTATGGTAGCCTCTCAGGTTGCAGCCACTGACTCTTGTGGTCCTTTTTCTCAGTCAAGCCATGTCAGCGATGGCCCACATACAGCGGTATACTGACAGAGTCTGACAAAGCTTCAGGCATGTGAAACTATGTCCCAGTTCCTCCTTCCCTTCTACACATACTATCACGGGGATCTACCTGATCTATCTGTTTAAGATCACTCTCAGTTTTCCTGGTCAAAACGGAAAGTATCAGGTACTGTTGGACTGCACATTATTGCTTTCCAGTCAGGTAATAACGTAAGGTGACAAATGGAGCAACACGTTGCCCAGACATTGTGCTGTTGTCctgagaaaatatttctttgacAAAAGAATTAGATTAATAGACAGTGAAATAAGTTCAGCTCAGTGCAGGTGCaacgaaaaagaaaagtgaacaTGATTAACTCATGTGTCATGATATTGAGAAATAGAGAATGTACTCCTtcgtcctctctctgtctctctctttgaatCGTTGCTGTCTTAGCCCGgaaatgtcacatgtacacGAGTTGGCTCCTTTTTCCATAGCCTCTGATGTCATATTTTGACAGTCGTCACCATGGACGCAAGGGCAAATATAGCCCAGCCTTTTCTATTTtagaggacagaaagacagtgaaTCATGATtggcttcatcatcatcatcaacagcCGCATGACTATTATCATCATCAACACTGCCAATAACTTTGCAGTCATTATTGTCATAATGTTTGACGTCAGGGATGTTCTTGGCTTCATACATGACTTCTGACTTTGGGTTTATACATCTTTTTAGATTTTGGTATCCATGTCTGAAGCAGTCACATCAAgatttaaactgatttaaatgcATACCTGTTCAGTGAGTGTTCAGAGTTTAACATCAAAGCCCCTGATTCAAAACTGTACAACTTTAAAGTGGAACTTAActttaaagtggaaacagacaactTCCCTCCCAGAGAATTTCCAAGTGGTGttgctgtcagtgctgctgttgcaACACAACCAGAtcactttcctttttcctcaGAGTAGCAGCTACCAATAGCACAGGAtgtgagtttattcattcatttagtctataatgaagacatgaaagcagatagaaGTGGTGCCAGGCCGCCAGTTTGATCAAATCACCAGccagccttcattttcccaaGAGATTTAGTGCACACAGTGACTGACAAATTGCATTATGAAAATTAGGTTTAAAGGAAACTAAAGTCATTGGTGTCAGTATCAGTATACATTGTGCAATCAGCATTTACTTTACAATGAGACCTTAAAGCAAGAAACCTGTCTACTGCCAGTTAAAACTCAAATAGAAAAATAAGCATGaagtaaaaataattgttagcaGTTTCAGGGTCAGCGTCCActgcacacagccacacacacagactgcacgTTATGTCAGTTGATGTATGTAATGTGGAACCAAAGCTCTGGTTGTGGCCATGTTCCAGAGCCACGATATACAAACTCCTAATTAGTatgcaaaaaatgtcagtgcaaCTGGTTCTACACATAGTGATTCgtatttccatttcctctgACAACTGTGGTTTATCAATGAAGTGTATTAACTATGCCACAGAATGTCATCTTTGTtgtgacaaacagacagaccCATGTTATCCTCTATGAAACATCTGGATCTTCACTACACTACTTTATTATATACTACAGTGAACTGGTCGTGGGTCACATCTCCAGCCAGTGTCCACTCTCTTTATCTGCTTACAGTTTTCATGCACAAGTTCCATATTGTTGACTGTGTAGTTGCTGGAGCTGCTTTGAAATACAATAGGTTGGTGTTTGTATTCGCCATTAGCTGCAGTGTAAAATATCTTCAAAGTTGTATGATTCTGTGAAAATAACTTACATTTATGCAAGAAAGGCAGAAATTACTTCAGTAAAACACTTTGAAATGTTGACTTGATTGTGTCTCATAAAGGCTGTGGATGCAAAGttgattgtttgattgtttgacATTGGTGCTTCCACTTAGATACTTCCTTTCTTTTGACTCAGTTAGAAGAAccataaacttttcctaaacctaaccaagtagttttggtgCCATGTTAGCAACATGTGTTGAGATTAGCACAAATGAAGCACCTTTGCTGGAAGacaaagagatgagagagatgtGGATGTGTCAACGATGGTGTGTCGGCACTGTTCCATTGTGGTAGAGTATGTGAATGAAGACGCATCAAACATGCTAACCCACATTTGATGTGTTATGAGAGAGTGACCCACTTTGGCTGGGATCATTCTAGTGCATTTGTGTCAATTCCACTGACCTGCGTAGGCAGTGAACaccagagggatggagggaatCACTGATACATCAAAACAGCACATAAGTAATGATTTAATAAAGATTTGACAGCATCACcctgatgaaaagaaaagtatacttatgtctttgtcttttcttttttttcctccttacATAACCAGCACAAAGAGCATTTAAACACTCAAATACTGAGATCACATGCCTCTGAACTTTGTGGGTGTAGTTTGATCAGTTTGATTGGCAGTGTGGAAAACATAAGCACGTGACCACAATACACTTTATCTTTCCCTTGCAGATTTGATATATCTCAAGATCTAGTCTGATCCAGTACAAAAGCAACACAGGCACATCTGTTAATGACACGCTGTAATTCAAAGATGTTCTGATTTGATTCAGCTGaaattttcactgaaatgttcaTGTTCTTCATGAGTTTGGCATTTCATTTAGTGTATGGactcatattttttaaatgagtgtTGTTGGGGAAGAAGCAGGCATGTGTATACACCTTTGACAGAAAATTGTGTGTTTGCGTAGGACCTCACTGCTCTTATCAAGAGGCTGATCAAGTTATATGTTTTTAGTGCCTTTAAACTGAACTGCTGCATGTCTGTCACAGACGCCAACCTCACTTTCTCCACTCGGAAAATGCCATCAGATAAAGGCTTTGTGTAAAATTTCACAACAGTGACACTTTAAGTGATGTGTCAACTGCCTTCCTTTTGTCTATGCAGTGGTATCAGTTCAGGGGGTGACATTAGAGAACTTCCTGTGACACCCTAATGGCAGGTGCTGGCCTTCTGCCAAGTGTACTACTGCCTAATCCTGGGGGTGGTCCAGCAGTGATATTGTATCTCTGTAGCATAGCCACTCTGCCCACAACATCCTGGAGCCCAAGTACAACATGTAGGCTGAAAAATTGATATGAAAAAGATCTATGCTATAATGGAAAGTAACCTGCATTGCACAGTACATGGACTGAGCTGAGCTGCAATGTATAATTCAAATGCCTTCACTTAACAGCCTTGTCATAGCTAAAAAGAGTAAGGCTTAAAGGTGCTGTGTAATATTTTCAGGCAATATGCATTGGACATGTACTTTTCTTAACTGATatgattaaaattaattatttacgGCAACGGTATTTAAATTCAATGTATTCATGCAAATCATCATTCTTGCAAAAAACAGTAATGGTGCAAAAGCATGTCAAGCTGCAGGCCAAAGTGCAAAGTAGGTTACACAACTGTGCTTTTCTCCAGAAGTGATCTTATCTGTCACTGCATGTGAGCAGTGCAAACTGTAAGAGCCAAGCAGCTGTGCGATTGGGTTTGACATTCCCTCTTCAACAATGAGCCTCTTGTCAACATAGCCTGAGAGCTGTGATGACCTTTCTTACAAACTTACAAAGTGGCCTGTGTTGCAATGTGGACACAAAAGGCATTTTCCATGATGGAATGAAGTAAAGACGTATTACTCTTTGCGTTTCTCTTGATTCATTTTGCATCACAACTACCGACTGACAAAGTTGCACGTGTGGAAGAAGTGTGTGTTCCTGCTCTCGTCTTGCCACTGATTGCATCTCGTTGTCAGCCCTGCAGTGGGAGCTCCTGTGCTCTCGGAGATTCAGCACAGTGTATTCTGCTGTTGGTGCTGGCTGTCACATGCAGCTCCATGTGAGGCTTTCGCaggagcacacagcagcagcaggaaggagacCTGCTCTGTTCTCAGCTGTTCAGGCCAGTACTGACTGttctgtggggctgtgtgggtgagactgactgacttccccccctcccccgccACCCCCACCCCTACATGCTCAGTCACTCACTGATTGTCTCTCTCATCTTCCATTGCAGCtgagaaaacacatgcataaaatctgacacactgacaaacacagctCTTCTCTCACTGTTGCCTGTCTTCACCTTTACTTGTTATGCACTCATGTGTTCATACAAAGCCCTAAAGTGTATTATGATACTTGATAGGTGTATTAGCTATTTGTGAACAACAGCTCAGCAGTCCCTTACTATTGTAAACAGctgcatgtatatatatgtgcaCTCACCTGGCTAACTGAGAAGTATAACAACAAATGTTCTCTCAACAAGAAAGCACTTGCAGTGCCCTTTAACCACATTTGTTATGCATGGAGAAGGGGTGTTGTTCTGGTGCCATCTCCTGGCTATTAAATGACagtaaagcaaaaagaaaaacttcactggtgtgtttttctccaCAGGAAAGAAGAATTTTCTCCACTGGAGGTCGACAAGGTAAATGCTCACGACAGGTAGTCATAAATCGCAAGAAAGTAAAACCAAAATACGTTCTTTATCCATGCAATAACACCTTCCATGTCAATGAAAAGGAAAGTTAAAATGGAATATAAATTGCAAATAATATTCAGAATAGTGTCTTCATTTATGTACAATCATCTGAAACGTAAGCCAGGAAAAGACAAATTGCGTTTCTGCATTTTGAAGGTCACCATCGGGGGGGTTAGATGAAGGGTGTTGTGATCTGTAACCACACTACTAAACACTTTGAATAACAAACCAAAAGGCCATCCATCAGAGTGAGGGCTCCAGAGCAAACTAACCATAATTAACAATTAAGAGTGCTGCGCCAGCGTTTTGAGACAACACATTGGCCACATTATCACAGTTTGAGGGTACTCAGAGTGTAATAAATGcattgtgaaatgtaaaataagtgattcTTTAAGACTGTTAATTATTACTTTATGTTGCCTGTGTCAAAGAACAGTAAAA
This portion of the Scatophagus argus isolate fScaArg1 chromosome 13, fScaArg1.pri, whole genome shotgun sequence genome encodes:
- the LOC124069850 gene encoding cysteine/serine-rich nuclear protein 1-like, which produces MYIDHHSQTMRGILKRKFAEVDDNPCYSSSSPPSSLSSPASSEWESDGESSSSDNQDFTPHSPSPPSSLPIRSILKRPKHAGTRCNVHFDQVTVFSFPRCQGFTSVPSHGGATLGMIQRHSTLQRYTVAEHTLEQRHRRRDRLRERLREERFEALRHKLIASEAIDQREADRLTGDQIPDDDAEVHISDADLEEGVFLQPYSSRQRQALFQAAGVKRIDREEKKQLHALRLSRKACGCDCRGFCEPETCACSLAGIKCQVDRFNFPCGCTKDGCGNTQGRIEFNARRVQTHYIHTTMRLELERRMQNETLSQEDQTELPEDLQEYEDQDDAHMVQSAQDKSCPFGFTMEEDGLSLTMPTTPSFHFIPERLVVEENSCSSDMTEASCTSSDSDAGGCLSGSQSLPEVDGGLSCALSISDSNSYSSCSHPRHTGEPLTKHICKSATYSTPTDSVGPLTANTLTDNISRTSVTDYLDENANQSRDFFDDDSFEGFPNTPSPTVDYSSGRYMDLSLSSDSDLEFFDSDYTSGPLHSSFKVHRHPDSFCHLQLFSSVNLPQHESSTYLLESLIGLTEPSPEQGHAVSDTQIL